In a single window of the Vitis vinifera cultivar Pinot Noir 40024 chromosome 6, ASM3070453v1 genome:
- the LOC100250186 gene encoding probable E3 ubiquitin-protein ligase LOG2 yields MGNTGSSRRRHQRSHRNHPALPPQLSPQPEITANRYVFAAATAYTSAYPNPNQPYYYNYNGHYPPVPVPLSGSYTRLHRAGGAIPNWVGGHQPCGVAPPPPAPYVEHQKAITIRNDVNIKKETLRVEPDEENPGKFLVAFTFDATAAGSITVVFFGKEGISGDLITVKEGVIEPVTVSFQQGLDQKFKQPSGTGIDFSMFEETELMQESDIKVCPLLVKAGAYPLDHSQSEGNLTGNSQITQAVFEKEKGVQQVRVVKQILWAEGMRYELQEIFGIGNSVDDNADGTDSGKECVICLSEPRDTTVLPCRHMCMCGGCAKVLRFQMNRCPICRQPVEQLLEIKVNNKSDV; encoded by the exons ATGGGAAACACGGGAAGCAGTCGCCGGCGACACCAGCGGAGCCACCGCAACCACCCAGCTCTGCCGCCTCAGCTATCACCCCAACCTGAAATTACTGCAAACAGATACGTTTTTGCCGCTGCCACAGCTTACACATCAGCGTACCCTAACCCTAATCAACCTTACTACTATAATTACAATGGTCACTACCCTCCTGTGCCGGTACCGTTATCGGGTTCGTACACCCGCCTTCATCGCGCTGGCGGTGCAATCCCAAATTGGGTTGGTGGGCACCAACCTTGCGGGGTGGCTCCGCCCCCACCTGCCCCTTATGTTGAGCATCAGAAGGCAATTACTATCCGAAACGATgtgaatattaaaaaagaaacattGAGAGTTGAACCAGATGAAGAGAATCCGGGGAAGTTTCTGGTTGCTTTCACTTTTGATGCTACTGCAGCTGGAAG CATCACAGTTGTATTTTTTGGCAAAGAAGGCATTAGCGGTGACCTGATTACAGTGAAGGAAGGCGTGATTGAACCTGTGACGGTGTCTTTCCAGCAAGGTCTTGATCAGAAGTTCAAACAACCTTCTGGAACTGGGATTGACTTCTCAATGTTTGAGGAAACAGAGTTAATGCAGGAGAGTGATATCAAAGTTTGTCCTCTCCTGGTGAAGGCTGGGGCATACCCATTGGACCATAGCCAATCAGAAGGAAATCTGACTGGGAATTCTCAGATCACCCAGGCTGTGTTTGAGAAGGAGAAAGGTGTACAACAAGTGCGGGTTGTGAAACAGATACTGTGGGCAGAGGGGATGAGATATGAGCTGCAGGAGATTTTTGGGATTGGGAATTCTGTTGATGACAATGCTGATGGTACTGATTCTGGGAAAGAGTGTGTCATCTGCTTGTCAGAACCAAGAGACACAACTGTCCTCCCTTGCAGACACATG TGTATGTGTGGTGGGTGTGCCAAGGTTTTGAGGTTCCAGATGAACCGATGCCCTATTTGCCGACAACCAGTTGAGCAGCTCCTAGAGATCAAGGTAAACAACAAATCTGACGTGTGA
- the LOC100255357 gene encoding F-box/kelch-repeat protein At5g60570, with amino-acid sequence METNLSNMRSKRRVYDGCGQIETNGSLLPGLCDDVALKCLALACRSDYASLSCLNTRFNKLIKSGNLYGERKVLGIAEHWVYLVCDLRGWEAFDAMRKKWMKLPKIPCDECFNHADKESLAVGSELLVFGREFYDFAIWKYSLVRGNWIKCQGMNLPRCLFGSSSLGSIAIVAGGSDKSGNVLKSAELYDSSSGRWEMLPNMHSPRRLCSGFFMDGKFYVIGGMTSPTDSLTCGEEFDLKTREWRKIEGMYPNVNRAAQAPPLVAVVDNQLYAVEYLTNMVKKYDKEKNTWDVLGRLPVRADLSNGWGLAFKACGEQLLVVGGQRGPEGEAVVLNSWHPKSGVKDGTLDWKVIGVKEHVGVFVYNCAVMGC; translated from the coding sequence ATGGAAACTAATCTCTCAAATATGAGGTCGAAGAGACGAGTCTATGATGGATGTGGTCAAATAGAAACAAATGGTTCTCTTCTCCCTGGTCTTTGTGATGATGTGGCGTTGAAATGTCTAGCTTTGGCTTGTAGATCTGATTATGCTTCATTATCATGCCTCAACACAAGGTTTAATAAGTTGATCAAAAGTGGGAATTTATATGGAGAGCGGAAGGTCTTAGGAATTGCGGAGCATTGGGTGTATTTGGTTTGTGACCTGAGGGGATGGGAGGCATTTGATGCCATGAGAAAGAAATGGATGAAATTGCCCAAAATCCCCTGTGATGAGTGTTTCAACCATGCAGATAAGGAGTCATTAGCTGTGGGCAGTGAATTGCTGGTCTTTGGCCGTGAATTTTATGATTTTGCGATTTGGAAGTATAGTTTAGTTAGAGGCAATTGGATCAAATGTCAAGGAATGAATCTCCCTCGTTGTTTGTTTGGGTCAAGTAGCCTTGGTTCCATAGCTATTGTTGCAGGTGGAAGTGATAAGAGCGGGAATGTCTTGAAATCAGCAGAATTATATGACTCTTCGTCGGGTAGATGGGAAATGTTACCCAACATGCACTCCCCTCGCAGATTGTGCTCTGGTTTTTTCATGGATGGGAAATTCTATGTGATTGGCGGGATGACAAGTCCTACTGATTCATTAACTTGTGGAGAGGAGTTTGATCTTAAGACTAGGGAATGGAGGAAAATAGAGGGAATGTATCCAAATGTCAATAGAGCTGCTCAGGCACCTCCTCTTGTGGCAGTTGTGGATAACCAGTTATATGCAGTTGAGTATCTAACAAACATGGTGAAGAAGTATGACAAGGAGAAGAACACATGGGATGTGTTGGGAAGGCTTCCAGTCAGGGCTGATTTGTCAAATGGTTGGGGCCTGGCTTTCAAGGCATGTGGGGAGCAACTTCTGGTTGTGGGTGGGCAAAGGGGACCAGAAGGTGAAGCTGTTGTGCTGAACTCTTGGCATCCAAAGTCAGGGGTCAAGGATGGCACATTGGATTGGAAGGTTATTGGTGTGAAGGAACATGTGGGGGTTTTCGTCTACAACTGTGCTGTCATGGGTTGTTAA